A DNA window from Streptococcus mutans contains the following coding sequences:
- the secY gene encoding preprotein translocase subunit SecY codes for MFFRLLKDALKVKSVRKKIFFTIFIIFVFRVGTHITVPGINAKSLEQLSDLPFLNMLNLVSGNAMSNFSVFSMGVSPYITASIVVQLLQMDILPKFVEWGKQGEVGRRKLNQATRYISLVLAFFQSIGITAGFSALSSVSLVKTPNVQTFLLIGAILTAGSVVVTWLGDQISDKGFGNGVSMIIFAGIISSIPGTIKSVYEDYFVNIRSSEMKNSLIFVGLLILASLIIIFFTTFVQQAEYKIPIQYTKLAQGAPTNSYLPLKINPAGVIPVIFASSITTIPSTILPFFQHGRDIPWMTTLQEWLSYTNPTGMAVYAVLIVLFSFFYTFVQVNPEKTAENLQKNASYIPSVRPGRETEEYLSSLLKKLATIGSIFLAFVALSPIVAQQQFDLSSSVALGGTSLLIVISTGIEGMKQLEGYLLKRKYVGFMNVTE; via the coding sequence ATGTTTTTTAGACTTTTAAAAGACGCCCTAAAGGTGAAAAGTGTTAGAAAAAAGATTTTCTTTACTATTTTTATCATCTTTGTATTTCGTGTTGGTACACACATTACCGTACCAGGCATCAATGCTAAAAGTCTTGAACAACTAAGTGATCTACCATTTTTAAATATGCTTAACCTTGTTAGTGGTAATGCTATGAGTAACTTTTCCGTTTTTTCCATGGGGGTTAGTCCTTATATTACCGCTTCCATTGTTGTTCAACTTTTACAAATGGATATTTTACCTAAGTTTGTTGAATGGGGAAAACAAGGGGAAGTCGGGCGTCGTAAGCTGAATCAAGCAACGCGCTATATTTCACTAGTCCTTGCTTTTTTCCAATCTATTGGTATTACAGCAGGATTTAGTGCTCTATCAAGTGTTTCTCTTGTGAAGACACCAAATGTCCAGACATTTCTTTTAATTGGTGCTATTTTAACCGCAGGAAGTGTGGTTGTAACTTGGCTAGGAGATCAGATTTCGGATAAAGGTTTTGGTAATGGTGTTTCAATGATCATCTTTGCGGGGATTATTTCATCTATACCAGGGACTATCAAATCCGTTTATGAAGATTATTTTGTCAATATCCGTTCAAGCGAAATGAAGAATTCCCTTATTTTTGTGGGACTTTTGATTTTAGCTAGTCTCATCATTATTTTCTTTACAACTTTTGTTCAACAAGCAGAATATAAGATTCCAATTCAATATACTAAGTTGGCGCAAGGTGCTCCGACGAATTCTTATCTTCCTTTGAAGATAAATCCAGCTGGAGTTATTCCTGTTATTTTTGCAAGTTCTATTACAACTATTCCAAGTACTATCTTGCCATTTTTCCAACATGGTCGCGATATTCCTTGGATGACAACCTTGCAAGAATGGCTTTCTTATACTAATCCAACAGGAATGGCAGTTTATGCTGTTCTCATTGTACTTTTCTCATTCTTTTATACTTTTGTGCAAGTCAATCCTGAAAAGACAGCAGAGAATTTACAAAAAAATGCTTCTTATATTCCTAGTGTTCGACCTGGTCGTGAAACAGAGGAATACCTTTCATCGCTTCTGAAAAAATTGGCAACGATTGGTTCCATTTTCTTGGCCTTTGTTGCTTTGAGTCCAATTGTAGCTCAACAACAATTTGATTTGTCATCAAGTGTTGCTTTAGGAGGTACCAGTCTGTTAATTGTTATTTCTACAGGCATTGAAGGAATGAAGCAATTGGAAGGCTATCTGTTGAAGAGAAAATATGTTGGTTTTATGAATGTTACAGAATAG
- the rplQ gene encoding 50S ribosomal protein L17, with amino-acid sequence MAYRKLGRTSSQRKAMFRDLTTDLLINESIVTTEARAKEIRKTVEKMITLGKRGDLHARRQAAAFVRNEIASESYDEAKDEYTSTTALQKLFSEIAPRYAERNGGYTRILKTEPRRGDAAPMAIIELV; translated from the coding sequence ATGGCTTACCGTAAACTAGGACGTACTAGCTCGCAGCGTAAAGCAATGTTTCGTGATTTGACGACTGATCTTCTTATCAACGAATCTATTGTGACAACAGAAGCTCGTGCAAAGGAAATCCGTAAAACAGTTGAAAAAATGATTACTCTTGGTAAACGTGGCGATCTTCATGCTCGTCGTCAAGCAGCAGCATTTGTTCGTAACGAAATTGCATCTGAAAGTTATGATGAAGCTAAAGATGAATACACATCAACAACTGCTCTTCAAAAGCTTTTTTCAGAAATTGCACCGCGTTATGCAGAACGTAATGGTGGTTATACACGTATTCTTAAAACTGAACCACGTCGTGGTGATGCTGCCCCAATGGCAATTATTGAATTAGTATAA
- the rpmD gene encoding 50S ribosomal protein L30, protein MAQIKITLTKSPIGRIPAQRKTVVALGLGKLNSSVIKEDNAAIRGMVNAVSHLVTVEDVK, encoded by the coding sequence ATGGCACAGATTAAAATTACTTTGACTAAGTCTCCAATCGGTCGCATTCCTGCACAACGTAAAACAGTTGTTGCCCTTGGACTTGGTAAATTAAATAGTTCAGTTATCAAAGAAGATAATGCCGCTATTCGTGGTATGGTTAATGCAGTTTCACATTTGGTAACTGTAGAAGATGTCAAGTAA
- the rpmJ gene encoding 50S ribosomal protein L36, with product MKVRPSVKPICEYCKVIRRNGRVMVICPTNPKHKQRQG from the coding sequence ATGAAGGTAAGACCATCTGTTAAACCAATTTGCGAATATTGTAAGGTTATTCGTCGTAACGGTCGTGTTATGGTAATTTGTCCTACAAATCCAAAACACAAACAACGCCAAGGATAA
- the rpsK gene encoding 30S ribosomal protein S11, producing MAKPTRKRRVKKNIESGIAHIHATFNNTIVMITDVHGNALAWSSAGALGFKGSRKSTPFAAQMAAEAAAKSAQEHGLKTVEVTVKGPGSGRESAIRALAAAGLEVTSIRDVTPVPHNGARPPKRRRV from the coding sequence TTGGCTAAACCAACACGTAAACGTCGTGTCAAGAAAAATATTGAATCTGGTATTGCCCATATTCACGCAACATTTAATAACACTATTGTTATGATTACAGATGTGCATGGTAACGCTCTTGCATGGTCATCAGCTGGTGCTCTTGGATTCAAAGGTTCACGTAAATCTACTCCATTTGCTGCTCAAATGGCTGCAGAAGCCGCTGCTAAGTCTGCACAAGAACACGGTCTTAAAACAGTTGAAGTTACTGTAAAAGGTCCAGGTTCAGGTCGTGAGTCTGCTATTCGTGCGCTTGCCGCTGCTGGTCTTGAAGTAACGTCAATTCGTGATGTGACTCCTGTACCACATAATGGTGCTCGTCCTCCAAAACGTCGTCGTGTATAA
- a CDS encoding adenylate kinase, translating to MNLLIMGLPGAGKGTQAAKIVEKFGLAHISTGDMFRAAMANQTEMGTLAKSFIDKGELVPDEVTNGIVKERLSESDITKKGFLLDGYPRTIEQAHALDEILSKLNLKLDGVINIDVDPACLVERLSGRIINRKTGETYHKVFNPPADYNEDDYYQREDDKPETVKRRLDVNIAQGHPIIEYYRNKGLVYDIEGNQDINLVFETIAKVLANLS from the coding sequence ATGAATCTTTTAATCATGGGATTGCCAGGTGCTGGCAAAGGGACTCAGGCAGCTAAGATTGTTGAAAAATTTGGCCTTGCTCATATTTCAACGGGAGATATGTTTCGTGCAGCTATGGCTAACCAAACAGAAATGGGAACCTTGGCAAAGAGTTTTATTGATAAGGGAGAGCTTGTTCCTGATGAAGTAACCAATGGTATTGTTAAAGAGCGTCTTTCAGAATCAGATATTACTAAAAAAGGTTTCTTGCTAGATGGCTATCCACGTACCATTGAACAAGCTCATGCTTTGGATGAGATTTTATCAAAACTTAATCTTAAGCTAGATGGCGTTATCAATATTGATGTTGATCCAGCTTGTTTGGTGGAGCGTTTGAGTGGTCGTATTATCAATCGTAAGACAGGTGAAACTTATCATAAAGTCTTTAACCCACCAGCAGATTATAATGAAGATGATTATTATCAACGTGAAGATGATAAACCGGAAACAGTAAAACGTCGCTTAGATGTCAACATTGCTCAAGGGCATCCAATAATTGAATACTATCGTAATAAAGGTCTTGTTTATGATATTGAAGGAAATCAAGATATCAATTTAGTTTTTGAGACAATTGCTAAAGTTTTAGCAAATTTGTCATAA
- the rplO gene encoding 50S ribosomal protein L15: MKLHELKPAQGSRKTRNRVGRGSSSGNGKTAGRGQKGQKARSGGNIRSGFEGGQTPLFRRLPKRGFTNINAKEYALVNLDQLNVFEDGAEVTPVVLVETGIVKAEKSGIKILGNGELTKKLTVKAAKFSKSAEAAIIAKGGSIEVI; the protein is encoded by the coding sequence ATGAAACTTCATGAACTTAAACCTGCTCAAGGTTCTCGTAAAACTCGTAACCGTGTGGGTCGTGGCTCATCTTCTGGTAATGGTAAGACTGCAGGTCGTGGACAAAAAGGGCAAAAAGCTCGTAGTGGAGGTAATATCCGTTCGGGCTTTGAAGGTGGACAAACGCCACTCTTTCGTCGTCTTCCAAAACGCGGTTTTACTAATATCAATGCTAAAGAGTATGCATTGGTTAATCTTGATCAGTTAAATGTCTTTGAAGATGGTGCAGAAGTAACACCAGTTGTTCTTGTTGAAACTGGTATCGTAAAAGCTGAAAAATCAGGAATTAAAATTCTTGGTAATGGCGAATTAACTAAAAAATTAACTGTTAAGGCAGCTAAATTCTCAAAATCTGCTGAAGCAGCCATCATTGCTAAAGGTGGTTCAATCGAGGTGATCTAA
- the infA gene encoding translation initiation factor IF-1, whose protein sequence is MAKEDVIEIEGKVVETMPNAMFTVELENGHQILATVSGKIRKNYIRILVGDKVTVEMSPYDLTRGRITYRFK, encoded by the coding sequence GTGGCAAAAGAAGATGTGATTGAAATTGAAGGTAAAGTTGTCGAAACAATGCCAAATGCAATGTTTACAGTTGAATTGGAAAATGGACACCAAATTTTGGCAACCGTATCTGGAAAAATTCGGAAAAACTATATTCGTATTTTAGTAGGAGATAAGGTTACTGTCGAAATGAGTCCGTATGATTTAACACGTGGACGTATCACATACCGCTTTAAATAA
- a CDS encoding DNA-directed RNA polymerase subunit alpha yields the protein MIEFEKPIITKIDENKDYGRFVIEPLERGYGTTLGNSLRRVLLSSLPGAAVTSIKIDGVLHEFDTIPGVREDVMQIILNIKGLAVKSYVEEEKIVELDVEGPAEITAGDILTDSDIEIVNPDHYLFTIAEGANLKATMTVATNRGYVPAEKNKRDDAPVGTLAIDSIYTPVKKVNYQVEPARVGSNDNFDKLTIEIMTNGTIIPEDALGLSARVLIEHLNLFTDLTEVAKATDVMKETEQVSDEKVLDRTIEELDLSVRSYNCLKRAGINTVYDLTEKSESEMMKVRNLGRKSLEEVKVKLADLGLGLKNDK from the coding sequence ATGATTGAGTTTGAAAAACCAATAATAACAAAAATTGATGAAAATAAAGATTACGGCAGATTTGTCATTGAACCACTTGAACGTGGCTATGGTACAACTCTAGGGAATTCCCTTCGTCGTGTGCTGTTGTCTTCACTTCCGGGTGCAGCTGTTACATCAATTAAGATTGATGGAGTACTACACGAATTTGATACTATCCCAGGTGTACGCGAGGATGTTATGCAAATCATCCTTAATATAAAAGGACTTGCTGTAAAATCTTATGTCGAAGAAGAAAAGATTGTTGAATTAGATGTTGAAGGACCTGCAGAAATTACTGCTGGAGATATTTTAACAGACAGTGATATTGAAATAGTTAATCCTGATCATTATCTCTTTACTATTGCTGAAGGTGCTAATTTAAAAGCAACCATGACTGTTGCAACTAATCGTGGTTATGTTCCAGCAGAGAAAAATAAAAGAGATGATGCACCAGTTGGGACGCTCGCGATAGATTCTATCTATACGCCAGTTAAAAAAGTTAATTATCAAGTTGAGCCAGCTCGTGTGGGCAGCAATGATAACTTTGATAAATTAACAATTGAAATTATGACCAATGGCACAATTATTCCTGAGGATGCTCTTGGGTTATCTGCTCGTGTTTTGATTGAGCATTTAAATCTTTTTACTGATTTAACCGAGGTAGCCAAGGCGACTGATGTCATGAAAGAAACAGAACAAGTTTCTGATGAGAAAGTACTTGATCGTACGATTGAGGAACTTGATTTATCAGTGCGTTCTTATAACTGTCTTAAACGCGCTGGTATTAATACAGTCTATGATTTAACTGAAAAGTCTGAATCTGAAATGATGAAAGTTAGAAATCTTGGACGTAAAAGTCTTGAAGAAGTTAAAGTAAAGCTTGCAGATCTTGGTTTAGGCTTGAAAAATGATAAATAA
- a CDS encoding glutamate-cysteine ligase family protein, with protein MAKAVDLLKKRYLDNIQDKPESYIGVELEFPIVNLSHQATDITVTKSVMFHLKESLFFEVERYDQDGCPVQLIDRKSEDRILFEVSYNTIEFAFGKAKKIQDIEERFNQYMKVIQAFLKPYNHAIQGFGVHPYWYLNDNRAVKLPRYQMLLNFLALSGNKKDSFFHGFPQYGSFICGNQVQLDVSKSNYLRVINAFNKIEAVKAYLFANSEFWGQNWSTKISRDIFWENSMHGVFEENVGVNKISFETEEDFFNYLANSALFTAERETEILYFEPIRVKDYLGQEEISAWDLSGQQHYILPDEADFANHRSYQYQNLTKRGTVEFRSVCTQPLEKTFVPIAFHVGLLENLDELEKLLEKSDFLQFYNHDYKFIRRQFSQKVITQEAKRFISVFSEAVLECCERGLKRRGLGEERYIKEIKQKKSEKSY; from the coding sequence ATGGCTAAAGCAGTAGACTTATTAAAAAAGCGCTATCTTGATAATATTCAAGATAAACCAGAGTCTTATATAGGAGTTGAATTAGAGTTTCCAATAGTTAATTTAAGCCATCAGGCAACTGATATAACAGTAACAAAATCTGTAATGTTTCATCTTAAGGAATCTCTATTTTTTGAAGTGGAAAGATATGATCAGGATGGTTGCCCTGTGCAATTGATTGATAGAAAATCAGAGGATAGAATTCTTTTTGAAGTTTCTTATAATACAATAGAATTTGCTTTTGGGAAAGCAAAAAAGATTCAGGATATTGAAGAACGCTTTAATCAATATATGAAAGTCATACAAGCCTTTCTCAAACCTTACAACCATGCTATACAGGGATTTGGAGTGCATCCTTATTGGTATTTAAATGATAATAGAGCTGTTAAATTACCTCGTTATCAAATGCTTTTAAATTTCTTGGCTTTATCGGGAAATAAAAAAGATTCTTTTTTTCATGGTTTTCCTCAATACGGTTCTTTTATTTGTGGCAATCAAGTACAATTAGATGTCAGCAAGAGCAATTATTTAAGAGTTATCAACGCTTTTAATAAGATTGAAGCTGTGAAAGCTTACCTTTTTGCTAACTCAGAATTTTGGGGACAAAATTGGTCAACTAAAATTTCACGAGATATTTTTTGGGAAAATTCTATGCATGGGGTTTTTGAAGAGAATGTCGGTGTTAATAAGATATCTTTTGAAACAGAAGAAGATTTTTTTAATTATCTTGCCAATTCAGCTCTTTTTACAGCCGAAAGAGAAACAGAAATCCTCTATTTTGAACCCATTCGTGTAAAAGATTATTTGGGACAGGAAGAAATCTCAGCTTGGGATTTAAGTGGTCAACAGCACTATATTCTTCCAGATGAGGCAGATTTTGCTAATCATAGAAGCTATCAATATCAAAATTTAACAAAACGGGGGACTGTTGAGTTTAGAAGCGTCTGCACGCAACCACTGGAGAAAACCTTTGTTCCTATTGCTTTTCACGTTGGGCTTTTGGAGAACTTAGATGAATTAGAGAAGCTTCTTGAAAAAAGTGATTTTCTGCAATTTTATAATCATGATTATAAATTCATCAGACGGCAATTCTCGCAAAAAGTTATCACTCAAGAAGCCAAGAGGTTCATCAGTGTATTTTCGGAGGCAGTGCTAGAGTGTTGCGAAAGGGGACTAAAAAGGCGTGGTTTAGGGGAAGAG
- the rpsM gene encoding 30S ribosomal protein S13 → MARIAGVDIPNDKRVVVSLTYVYGIGLPTSKKILAAAGVSEDIRVKDLTSDQEDAIRREVDAIKVEGDLRREVNLNIKRLMEIGSYRGIRHRRGLPVRGQNTKNNARTRKGKAVAIAGKKK, encoded by the coding sequence ATGGCTCGTATTGCTGGAGTTGATATTCCAAATGACAAACGTGTAGTCGTATCACTTACTTATGTATATGGTATCGGTTTGCCAACTTCTAAAAAAATTCTTGCAGCAGCAGGTGTTTCTGAGGATATCCGTGTCAAAGATTTAACATCTGATCAAGAAGATGCTATTCGTCGTGAAGTTGATGCAATCAAGGTTGAAGGAGATCTTCGTCGTGAAGTTAACTTGAATATTAAACGGTTGATGGAAATTGGTTCATATCGCGGAATCCGTCATCGTCGTGGACTTCCTGTCCGTGGACAAAATACCAAAAACAATGCTCGCACTCGCAAGGGTAAAGCTGTAGCGATTGCAGGTAAGAAAAAATAA